The following are from one region of the Roseobacter fucihabitans genome:
- a CDS encoding 2-dehydropantoate 2-reductase gives MKICIFGAGAIGGYMGVKLAQAGADVSLVARGPHLAAMKDKGLTLIEEGGVESTVKVTASEDPADLGPQDYVIVTLKAHSVPPVVDRMQPLLGDHTTVVSGVNGVPWWYFHKSGGDLEGTRLQTVDPGNAQWNGFGPDRVLGCVVYPAAEVSEPGTIRHIEGNRFSLGEPDGSKSERAVALSKALMAAGLKAPVRPRLRDEIWVKLWGNLSFNPISALTHATLDVLCTDEGTRAVARGMMLEAQEIAEKLGVKFPIDVERRIDGGAAVGAHRTSMLQDLDAGRPMEIDALVGSVQELGRITETATPTIDTVLALTKLRARSAGLYGG, from the coding sequence ATGAAGATCTGCATTTTCGGAGCGGGCGCGATTGGCGGCTATATGGGTGTGAAACTGGCGCAGGCGGGGGCGGATGTATCGCTGGTCGCGCGCGGCCCACATCTGGCGGCGATGAAGGACAAGGGGCTAACCCTGATCGAGGAGGGCGGCGTTGAAAGCACTGTCAAGGTCACGGCCAGCGAGGACCCCGCCGATCTGGGGCCACAGGATTACGTGATCGTCACGCTTAAGGCGCATTCCGTGCCACCCGTTGTGGACCGGATGCAGCCGCTTCTGGGCGATCACACCACGGTGGTCAGCGGCGTAAACGGCGTGCCGTGGTGGTATTTTCACAAGAGCGGCGGAGACCTCGAAGGCACGCGCCTGCAGACGGTCGATCCCGGCAATGCGCAGTGGAACGGCTTTGGCCCGGACCGCGTGCTGGGCTGCGTGGTCTATCCGGCGGCAGAGGTTTCCGAGCCTGGCACCATCCGCCATATCGAGGGCAACCGCTTTTCGCTGGGTGAACCGGATGGCTCCAAATCCGAACGCGCCGTGGCATTGTCCAAGGCCCTGATGGCCGCGGGCCTCAAGGCCCCGGTGCGTCCGCGGTTGCGCGATGAAATCTGGGTAAAACTCTGGGGCAACCTGTCGTTCAACCCAATCTCGGCGCTGACCCATGCGACGCTGGATGTGCTGTGCACCGACGAAGGCACTCGTGCCGTGGCGCGCGGCATGATGCTGGAAGCGCAGGAGATTGCCGAGAAATTGGGCGTCAAGTTCCCCATTGATGTGGAGCGCCGGATTGATGGTGGGGCCGCCGTGGGCGCGCATCGCACCTCCATGTTGCAGGATCTGGACGCAGGGCGCCCGATGGAGATCGACGCGCTGGTCGGGTCGGTGCAGGAGTTGGGGCGCATCACCGAAACGGCGACGCCGACCATTGATACGGTGCTGGCGCTGACCAAGCTGCGCGCGCGATCGGCGGGTCTTTACGGGGGCTGA
- a CDS encoding ABC transporter ATP-binding protein: protein MVLKISNLAKRYETGADPVEVLRDVSFEMAAGDTLALEGESGSGKSTLLHLVAGLDRASAGQIEVEGVDITGFTDTQSARLRRESVGLIFQQFNLIPSLNVQSNIAFHARLSGRYDPHWADELTDKIGLRDHLNKYPEALSGGQQQRVAIARALAARSKLLLADEPTGNLDETTADAVLALMLESAAQTHTAILMVTHSTRQAARMRRRLTLSRGTILAEPPSV from the coding sequence ATGGTATTGAAGATTTCCAATCTGGCAAAACGCTATGAAACGGGCGCTGACCCGGTTGAGGTGCTGCGCGATGTCTCCTTTGAGATGGCGGCAGGCGACACCTTGGCCTTGGAGGGCGAATCCGGCAGCGGCAAAAGCACATTGCTGCATCTGGTGGCGGGGCTGGACCGTGCCAGCGCCGGACAGATCGAGGTGGAAGGCGTTGATATCACCGGGTTCACCGATACGCAGTCGGCGCGCCTGCGCCGTGAAAGCGTGGGGCTGATCTTTCAGCAATTCAACCTGATCCCCAGCCTGAATGTGCAAAGCAATATCGCCTTTCACGCCCGTCTGTCGGGTCGATATGATCCGCATTGGGCCGATGAATTAACGGATAAAATCGGGCTGCGGGATCATCTGAACAAATACCCCGAAGCCCTATCGGGTGGGCAACAGCAACGCGTGGCGATTGCGCGGGCTTTGGCGGCGCGGTCCAAATTGCTGCTGGCGGATGAGCCGACGGGCAATCTGGATGAAACCACGGCGGATGCGGTTCTGGCATTGATGCTGGAAAGTGCCGCACAGACGCATACCGCCATCCTCATGGTGACCCATTCGACCCGGCAAGCCGCGCGCATGCGCCGCCGGCTTACCCTGTCGCGCGGGACGATCCTGGCGGAGCCGCCCAGCGTATGA